The Streptomyces sp. NBC_01276 genome contains the following window.
CCGCCGCAACGGCGAATGAGCGAGGCCAAGGCCTCCCCGGGGGGCCGGCTGCTGACCTTCGCCGCCTGGTCGGTGCTGGTCCTCGTGCTGTGGGTGTGGGGCAAGGAGATCACCGGGGTCCCGCCCGCCGCCGCGCCCGGCGGGGCCGGCGGGCCGGTGGGGCCGGGCCTGCCGGCCCCACGGGTACCGCTGTCGGCGGCGATGCCCGCGCGGATCGACGTACCGGCCATGGGCGTCCAGGCGCCGGTGATCGCGCGGGGCCTGGACGCCGACGGGGCGGTCGAGCCGCCGCCGTACGAGCTCCCCGGAACGGTCGGCTGGTGGGGCGCGGGCCCCGCGCCCGGGGCGGCCGGGACCGCGCTGATGGTGGGACACGTGGACACCAGGTCCAAGCCCGCCGTGTTCTTCGGCCTGAGCACCCTGCGGCCGGGGGAGAAGATCCGCGTGGCCCGGGCGGACGGCACGATCGCGGAGTTCACCGTGGAGGACGTACGGGTCTACGAGCGCGCGGGCTTCGACCC
Protein-coding sequences here:
- a CDS encoding class F sortase, with amino-acid sequence MSEAKASPGGRLLTFAAWSVLVLVLWVWGKEITGVPPAAAPGGAGGPVGPGLPAPRVPLSAAMPARIDVPAMGVQAPVIARGLDADGAVEPPPYELPGTVGWWGAGPAPGAAGTALMVGHVDTRSKPAVFFGLSTLRPGEKIRVARADGTIAEFTVEDVRVYERAGFDPHKAYGPRVKGRAELRLVTCGGTYDKAARQYSANVVVSAYLTGAGTKPTAPA